The DNA sequence CAGGGCTGTAAAAAGAAGAAAACAGTGAATCAAACGCTATTAGCATACCTATAGTAAATTTGCCTTCCATTACCATTACACCGCCGATGAGCAAAATAAGAACATCGGCTACTTGATTTATTGTATCGGGAATGGAGTCTAATATCTCTTGGATTTTGCTTATTCTCTGCTCTTGTGCAGACACTTTTGCTTGATATCCAAGAATCCTAGTAGTATATGCCTGTTCAGCTCCTGCTGCCTTTAAAGTGCTTGAAATACTAAGGCCAGCACACACAACTCCATATAGTTTCCCGGAATCTACCTCTAGTTTCATTGTTGCATCACCAATAACTTTACTGCTTTTAATCATTATTAAGATACTAATAATAACACTTATAATTCCGACCCCGGTAAGTGCCGGACTATAAATAAATAAAATTATTAGATAAAATAGTGCAACAAATCCATTTAAAATTGTTTCTCCTAGTTCTCCTGCAAAAAAACTATTAACCTCTGTACTGTCCTCCATGCGGCTGCTCAGGTCTCCTGCATAACGTTGGTCGAAAAAAAATATTGGAAGCCGAAATAAGTGCTTTAAAAATTTGTAACCTGAAATTATAACTAAATTATTTCTAAACTTTTGCAGCAAATATTGTCGATAATAAGATAATCCGAATTTTAATAGAATCATCAAAGAAAAAAATGTAAGTAGTTTTATAAGCCAATCAGTATATCCATTTCCTAAAATGTCATCCATAAACACTTGGGATAATACCGGTAATACTAAACCTGGAAAAACCAAAAGCAAACCTACATAAAATATCTTGAATATCACCCTATATCGTCCGGTCAGTTGGCTTTTTATAAATTCCCACAATGTGTTTTGGGAAGGTAATGTTTCGAATTCTTCAGTCTTCTCAAAAGTCATTACAACACCTGTAAATCCTTCATCAAGCTCATCTAGTGTTAATTTGCGGCGACCAATTGCAGGATCGTTTAAATAAACGTATCCGTTTTTAAACCCTTCTAAAACCACGAAATGACAAAAATTCCAATGTATTATACAAGGCATTTTTAATGCTTGTAATTCCTCAGGCTCTTTTCTAAATGCACGGCAATTCAATCCATTTCTTTTTGCAGCTCTCATCATGTTAGCAGCATTAACGCCATCTCTCATAACGCCAGTTTCTATTCGCATTTTTTCGATAGGAACATTCCTACCATAAAAAGCAAAAATCATAGCAAGTGACGCTGCTCCACACTCAGTTGCCTCCATTTGAAATATTGTGGGTGTTTTTGAATAATTATTCACAGATTATCCCTCCCACCATTCCTTAAATTTAATAAACAACTTTGTTATCGGAGGACTTTGTTCTATGATAATACGTGCTGATACTTTTGACCCTGTCTTAACAGTCAACGATTCTCCGTTACGGTTCGACCACATATATCCACTTAATGTTTCTATATCAGAAATTAATTCGCATGTCACTGCTACAACCGAATCATTTATAGAAAAAAACAAGTCTGCCATCGAATTATCGTTACCTAAAACATAACTCATATTCGATTTAGAAGATGCATAGGAATCAATATTAATTATTCTTGCAACCATATACCCATAAAGCTGTTTATCTACTGCTTCCAAGTATACTAGCACTTGCATGTTTTCTTCTAATTTCGGAAAATTTGAATATGGTACATAACAAACTACAACCTGATCCATATTGGTTAATGGTGATATTCTGACAACTTCATCTCCTTGGTGTATAGAATCGTCTAAATCTACAAGTATTTCTGAAACCATTCCTTCCTGAGTTGAAGTTACTGTACGCCATTCATTGCCGCTAGTTTTTACAGTAATAATCTCATCACCAAACCCAACGAAGTCTCCCGGTAAAACACTAATCCGCTTAACAGTTCCGTTATCCGTTGTGAAAATTGCATTAGTGCTTACAGGAGATACTATAATTCCGTTTACTGTAACCGTTGTAGGAAGTTTGCCGAATATTGACCAAATTATTGTGACAAGAATAATTATTGTCACTC is a window from the Candidatus Delongbacteria bacterium genome containing:
- a CDS encoding HlyD family efflux transporter periplasmic adaptor subunit, translating into MSSPYRKIALERQSSLEQLDKSIKITSPMSWLALIGVTIIILVTIIWSIFGKLPTTVTVNGIIVSPVSTNAIFTTDNGTVKRISVLPGDFVGFGDEIITVKTSGNEWRTVTSTQEGMVSEILVDLDDSIHQGDEVVRISPLTNMDQVVVCYVPYSNFPKLEENMQVLVYLEAVDKQLYGYMVARIINIDSYASSKSNMSYVLGNDNSMADLFFSINDSVVAVTCELISDIETLSGYMWSNRNGESLTVKTGSKVSARIIIEQSPPITKLFIKFKEWWEG
- a CDS encoding NHLP family bacteriocin export ABC transporter peptidase/permease/ATPase subunit, coding for MEATECGAASLAMIFAFYGRNVPIEKMRIETGVMRDGVNAANMMRAAKRNGLNCRAFRKEPEELQALKMPCIIHWNFCHFVVLEGFKNGYVYLNDPAIGRRKLTLDELDEGFTGVVMTFEKTEEFETLPSQNTLWEFIKSQLTGRYRVIFKIFYVGLLLVFPGLVLPVLSQVFMDDILGNGYTDWLIKLLTFFSLMILLKFGLSYYRQYLLQKFRNNLVIISGYKFLKHLFRLPIFFFDQRYAGDLSSRMEDSTEVNSFFAGELGETILNGFVALFYLIILFIYSPALTGVGIISVIISILIMIKSSKVIGDATMKLEVDSGKLYGVVCAGLSISSTLKAAGAEQAYTTRILGYQAKVSAQEQRISKIQEILDSIPDTINQVADVLILLIGGVMVMEGKFTIGMLIAFDSLFSSFYSPVEELIKFAKKIKILKTNLVRVNDIMRYRIDESFTDEKIKTIPQGKLKGNVQLKDITFGYNPFKPPLIRKFNLNVKRGESVAIIGASGCGKSTVSKMISGLYHPWEGSIQYDGSLMLDINRYIRNVSIATVSQNISMFAGTIKDNLRLWNPAILDKDIIAAAKDACIHDTIMSKSGGYDYILEEGASNLSGGQRQRLEIARALATNPSILIMDEATSALDPIVEKIVIDNIKNRGCTCIIVAHRLSAIRDCDEILVMDKGETIQRGRHDELIKSNGYYNSFIRNI